CGGATCGACCCGGGCCTTCAGCGCCAGGAACTCCCCGGCCCGTGGATAGGCCGCGCGAAACTGCTGGGCCGTGGCGTGGATCTGGTACGGCAGGTAGTAGCTGCCGCCGCGCTCGATGGCGCTGTCCACCAGGGCGCGGGTCCATACGCCGACTTTTTCCCGTTCCTCTGGCGCGGTGCTCTGCTGGTAGTACAGCACCAGGGCGAAGACCTCGGTCTTGGCCCAGGCCAGCAGGGTGCCGGGGTCGGCCTTGGCGTGGCGGATCGACAGGTTGATCACGTTGACCTTGTGCGCCCGCAGGGTCGCGCCCATCTCCTGGACGAAGCTTTCCAGCTGGTCGGGGGGCACGAAGTATTCCTGCAGCACGTAGGTGCGCTTGGCCCGGGAGTCGGGTTCCAGTTCACGCACATCGAGGCTGGCTTCGTGGTTGCGCCAGGACACTTGCGGTTTTTTCAGCACCAGGGGGTCGATCACTTCCTGGCGCAGGGTCTTGCCGCCGGGCCACTGGCTCACCACTTTCAGGGCCTTCTGTTCTTTCCAGTAGTTCTGGTCCAGGGGCGTGAGGCGTTCCTTGACCGTGACCGGCAGGTCGGTCTGGCTGTAGGAAACCGCGCGCAGGGTCTGGTACTGGTCGGGGTAGAGCACGGCGTTGTGCAGGATGACCTTGGGGTTGTTCTGGATCCGGGCCTGGAAGTAGGGGCGGTAGTCCCCCAGGGGCATCTCGTCGACGCTACGCAGCAGGCGCACGTTGTCGCTCAGTTGCAGGGTGGCTTGGACGATCACCCCCAGGCCGCCGTAGCCGCCGATGGCGCCGTAGAACAGGTCGCGGTTGTGCTGCGGGCTGGCGTCCACCACTTGGCCGTCGGCCAGCACCAGCTTGATGGATTTCACCGAGCTCACCAGCGGGCCGTGGCCGATGTAGCGGCCATGGGCGTTGACGCTCAGGGCGCCGCCGACGGTGAAGTTGGCGTAGCTCTGCATGATGCTCACGGACAGGTCGTGGGGGTCGATGTAGTCCTGCACGGCGCGCCAGGTGATGCCCGGCTGCACGGTGATTTCCTTGCGTTCCTTGGAGAAGTCGAGCACCCGGTTGAAGCCGCGCATGTCGATCTGCAAGGCCTGTTCGGTGGCGGTCTGGCCGCCCATGCTGTAGCGCCCGCCGCCAATGGCGATAGGGCCGGGGTGCCCGGCCACCAGCTGGACGATCTGCTCCAGGCGGGTGGGGCGCACCACCTGGTCTACCACTATGGGGTTGAGCTGGGTGATGTCGTTGACGGTTTCTGCGGCGTGGGTGGTGAGTGCGCCGCCGAGTGCCGCACATAAAAACAGGCCGATCGCGAATCTCATTCGCCTTGTCCATCCCTGGTGGTGGCGCGCCGCTGATGGGCGCGCAAGTGGCGGCAGAATAACGCCGCGACGGGTCCATGACCATGGGGGCAGCGCACCGGCTGCAAGGCCGGCATCGACCCGCGGGCCTGCCCTGCGCCTTAGAGCGCCGGCAGGCCCAGGGTGGCGGCGCAGTGCTCCAGGGAGCGCTGCTGGGTCTGGGCGTAGAGCAGCAGTTCGTCGAGGGTGGGGCGGCCCAGGGCGGCTTCGAACGCCTGGCGGTTGGATTGCCCGGCGTAGTGGCTCTGGCTGTCGTCCCCCAGGTTGGACTGGAAGATCCCGGCGGCGCTGACCGGCAGGAAATCTTCATACACCAGGGGTTCGGCGCTCAGGTGCCCGGCCGCCAGCAGCGCTGCCAGGGTGGTGGGCCGCTGGGGCTGGTTGCGCGCGGCCAGCCCGGTTTCGCTGACGAAGTAGCGAAAGTAGGCCAGGCCCTGTTCGCGCATGGCCGGGTGGCTGTCGGGAAATTCCCTGAAGTGCTCTTGCATCAGTTGGTTGTAGCGTTGGGCATTGGCTTCGTTGGGGAAGTCGCCCAGGGCGTCGCGGGCGGCGTTCAGCAGGCGGTCGTAGAGCTCGCGGCCCTTGGGGGTCAGCGCCGCGCCGCGCTGTTCGATCTCGCCGAAACGCGCGCTGTGGCTGCCCTGGCTCTGGGCCTGGTCGGTGAAGGCCACGGATTCCTCCAGGGCCTTGAAGCTGGTCTGGCGCAGCAGGATCGGGCATTCCCGGCGCGGCGGGCCTTCGATCACCGCCTTGGGGGTGATGCCGCGGGCAGGCATCAGCCGTTGCACTTCATCGATGTCCAGGGTGCGCGGGGTCAGGTGGTTGATGTGCGGGCCCTTGAAGGCCACCACGTCGGCGATCAGCCGGTGCTGGGCGCTGAGGCTGGCGTACTGGGCGGCGGTCACCGTGGCGTGGTGGTGCCAGCGGAAGGTTTCCAGGGCCTGGCGGATAAAGCGCTCGGCGTCTTCGGCGTCCAGGCCTCCGGCAGCCTCGGCCTGCTGGATCAGTTCCAGCACCTGGGGGGTGAAGATCTGGCGCCGGGCCAGGACCTGTTCGGCAAAGCTGCGCAGCTCCGGGTTGTCGATCAGCTCCAGGCGCAGCAGCGAGGTGAAGACCCGGAACGGGCTGACTTGCAGGGCCGCTTCGTGCACCGCGCGAAAGGCCGTGGAATGCACCGGCACCCCGGCGGGGGTCAGGTCGTAGTAGCCCACCGGCTGCATGCCCATCACCGCGAACAGCCGGGCCAGGGTCGCCAGCTCGGCGGCGCTGCCGACGCGGATCGCGCCGTGGCGCTCCAGGTCCAGGCGCTGCAGTTCACCGCTGCTCTGCAGGTGCCGGGCAAGTGCCGCCTGCCGCTCCAGGACCTGGGCGTTGACTTCGGCCACCAGCTCCATCAGGGCGCCGTAGAGCGGCACCTCCTCGCGGTACATGTCCGACATCGCCCGGGAAAATCCCTGGCGGATCAGGTCCGGGCTGACGAAGTGCTGGTTGCTCATGAACAGGCTTCCCGTGGTAGAGGGGCGAGGCGTGAAAGGGCGGATCGGCCTCGATTCTGCTGGGCCTGCCCGAGGCTGACAAACGAAGTTTCCTCTGAACTTCATTCTGCAAATGAATGCATGAGCGGGCCGCTGTCAGTGCCGCTGGCGTTCCAGGAACTGCTGGTACAGCCGGGCACTGCGCACCGGGCGTTCGACCATGGGCATATGCCCGATGCCCTCCCAGAGTTGCACCTGGGCCTGGGGCAGGCCCTTGGCCCAGACCTGGGCGCTGCTGGGGTGCAGCAGGCGGTCCTCGCGGCCCCAGAGCAGCAGGGTCGGGGCCTGGATCTTCGCCAGCTCGGGCTCCATGGGCGGGCTGGCCTGGAGCTCGGCGAAGATCCGCGCCAGTTGCCCGCGGCGCGCCTGATAGCGTTCGGCGATGGCCGCCAGCACTGCTTCGGGCACCCAGGGCGGGGTGGCCATGGTCAGGCTGTAGAAGTGCTGGAAGTCGGCGCGGGAGCGGACCAGGAAGGGGTTCTTGCCCTGTTCCAGCAGGTGCTGCAGGTCGCTGGTCTCGGGGGCTTCGACGCCGGCCGGGTCGAACAGCGCCAGGCCGCTGATCCGTTGCGGGGCATGGGCGGCCAGCCAGGCGGCGATATAGCCGCCCATGGAGTTGCCGATCACCTGCACCCGCTGGATGCCGCAGGCGTCGAGCAAGCGCAAAAGGCGCTGGGCCTGGGCCGGAACGCGGTAGTCCTGGTGGGCGGCATAGGCGGTTTCGCCATGGCCGCCCAGGTCCGGGATCAGCAACCGGTAGTCGCGGTTGAAGTGCCGGGCAAAACGCAGCCAGATGCTCTTGTCCGCGCTCAGGCCGTGCAGCAGCAGGATCACCGGCGCCTGGGCCGGGCCGCCCTGGTAGGTCATCAGGGTCTCTTCGCCGATCTGCACCGGGACTTTCTGCAGTCGGTACAGGCGTGCTTCCAGGGCCACGCTGGCGTCGTACAGCAGGTGGCCGATGCGCGGGTAGGTGCGGTAGCACCAGAGTGCGGCAAGGAGCAGCAGGACCAGGATCACCAGCATCGGTGGCCTCCAGGGGCAGGGTGGATCGGCTCAGGGGCGGCGCGCGCCGTGCTCGCCACTGCGAAGTCGGTTATCGGCCGCCCCTCAGTTATAGCCAAATATTCCCCACCTGCTGGCGCTGGCAGGCCGAAACTGGGCGTTGGCAGTGATGGCGCTTTGAAACGCGACTGATAGACTTTCACCGGTTGCTTGCCACCCGCTCGTTCCACCTTTACCCATTGCTGATCGGAGGCGACTTGCTCCCTGCGCAGGACACCAGAGGGAAGGGACTGTCATTGGCCAGGAGGCTTTATCGGTCACGGACCCTGGGCCTGGCCCTGGGATTTTTCTGCGTGGCCGCGGGGATGGCGCCCCTGCAACCGGCGCCCTGGGTCTGGGGCTTCATGCTGTTCAATGCATTTGCCTGGCCGCACCTGGCCTACCAATGGGCGCGGCTGGCCCGGGTGCCGTTTCGTGCCGAGTACCGCAACCTGCTGGTGGATTCGCTGCTGGGGGGCTTCTGGGTCGGCGCCATGCACTTCAATCCGCTGCCGCTGGCCACCACCCTGGGGATGATGGCCATGAACAACATGGCCCTGGGCGGGTTACGTTTCTTCCTCGCCGGCAGTGCGGCCCAAGTGCTGGGCATGGGCGTTGCCCTGTGGCTGTTCGGGCTGGCGTTTGTCGCCCAGACCACCCCCGAGCAGGTGTATGCCTGCCTGCCGATGCTGACCCTGTACCCGCTGGCCCTGGGCTACATCTGCTATCAGCAGGCGGTGACCCTGGGCCGGCACAAGCGCGAGCTGCTGGCCCTGAGCCGCACCGACAGCCTGACCGGGCTGCTCAACCATGGCGCCTGGAAGGACCAGTTGGAGATCGAGTTCCAGCGCTGCAAGCGCCAGGCCCATGGTGGCGCCATCGCCCTGATCGACATCGACCACTTCAAGGCCATCAATGACACCTACGGCCATGTGGCCGGGGATGTGGTGCTGCGCCAGTTGAGCAAGCTGCTGCGGCAGAACCTGCGGGTCAGCGACCAGGCCGGGCGTTATGGCGGCGACGAGTTCTGCGTGATCCTGCCGGACGTGCCCCTGGCCCATGCCGCCGAACTGATGGAGGCCCTGCGCGGTCGTTTTGGGGCCCTGGGCTATGAACAGAGCCCGGCGCTGCAGGTCAGCCTGAGCATCGGCCTGGCGGCCTTCAACCCCCTGCACGACGACGCCATGGGCTGGCTCAACGATGCCGACCAGGCCCTGTATGCGGCCAAGACCTGCGGCCGCAACAACGTCACCTGCCACCCGCCGGAGCAGCCGTCCAGGCGTTTGCTCAACTCCCTGTAGCCGCTGTTCCTTGTGTCCCGCGAAGGCGTCTGTGGGTACGCCGAGGGATCGGGGGTGTTCCCTTCGCCGGCAAGCCGGCTCCTACAGGGGTGGGGGTCAGTCGTGGGTGGGGTGCAGGCGCCGGGCCAGTTCCAGGGCGGTGCGGCCGCTGGCGATGCCCGGCACCAGTCGGGCGAAGGGGATGTCGATCAGCCGGTCTTCGCGCACTGCGCGCAATCGCGACAGCACAGGGTCGCTGTGCAGCAGCTGGCGTTTGCGCCGGGCCGGGGACCACAGGGCGTCGGCCAGGAGCATGGCGTCGGGGTCGTTGGCCAGCAGGGTCTCGCTGTCCACGGTCAGGCGCGGGCGGTCGATGGCGGCAAAGCTGTTGCGCGCACCGGCCGCTTGCAGCAGTACGCCGACAAACCCGCGCTGGCCCTGGCTGGCCAGGCCGTTGACTTCGCTGTCCAGGTAGAACACCGAAGGCGTCGGGCGCCCGCGGTACAGGGCCGCGGCGGCCTCCAGGTCGGCATCCATCTGGCCCACCAGTTGCTGCGCGCGGGCCTCCTGGCGCAGCAGCCGGCCCAGGGTCAGCAGGTCGCGGCGGATATGCCCGAAGTAGTCCTGGTCATGCCCGGCGCAGGCCGATTCCAGCAGGTAGCTGCCCACGCCTATGGCCCCCAGGCGTTGCCGGGAGCTGAAGTTTTCCGGGAAGGCCGAGGCGAAGCCGCCCACCACCAGGTCGGGTTTCAGGCTATAGAGCACTTCTGCCGACGGGTACTGGCGAGCGATGACCGGCACGCCGTGGTAAAGCCCTTCGGCCTGCGCCTGGCCATCGTCGTCCAGATAGGCGACGCCGATCATCGACGGCCCGGCACCCAGGGCCAGCAGCAGGTCGGCGCTGTGCTGGTTGAGGGCGACGATGCGCTGGGGCGGGCCGTCCACCGTCCAGGTCCGGCCACAGTTCTGGTAGCTGTGTGCCAGGGCTGGCAGGGCCGCCAGCCACAGCAGCAGGCCGAGCAGTCTGCTAGGCATCCGCGGTTCCTCCGTAGGGCGCGGGAATCCGTAGGTCCGCCACCGGTTCGCCCTGGACCAGGTGCTGCTGCACCAGGCGCAGCACCTCGCCGTCATCGCGCACCCGGTACCAGCAGCCGTCCGGGTGCACGGTGAGTACCGGCCCCAGGTTGCACGGGAACTGGCAGGCGGTGCGGGTCAGCAGCACGCCACCGGGCGTCTCCATGTGCTCCAGGCGCAGCAGTTCGCGGCGCAGGGTCTTCCACAGCGCCAGGGCGCCGCGCCGCACGCAGCGCGGGCCGGTGCACAGGAACACCTGGCGGGCATGGGGCGGCACCCGCGACCAGTCCGGGTCGCTCTGCACCGCGTTGACGTTGTCGCAGGCCAGGTGGCGCTCGCGCTGGCCGATGCTGGCGCAGGCCAGGGCCGCGTCCAGCCCGCGCCGGCCCAGGGCCTGGGCGGTGATCCACAGCCGCGGTGCCTGGGGGTGGGCCTGGGCCAGGCGCCCCAGCTCATCGCGCAGCCAGTCCAGGTAGGCACTGTCGGAGCTGGGTTCCAGGTCCACCACCAGCAGCTTCGCGCCGTCCTCGGGCAGGGCTTCGCCCAGCGCCGCCCAGAGGCTGTCGAAGCTGTCCAGGGTGTCGATCACCCGGGTGTCGGCGCCGTCGCCGCGCAGGGCCTGGAGCTCCTTGCGAAAGGCTTCGCCGAGGGCGCCGCCGTGCAGGCCGGGGCCGACGAACAGCACCCGTTGATAGTTCTCATGCATGTCGGTCGGCCTCAGAAGCGGTAGGTGTAGCGCACTTCGGTGGTGAAGGGTCGCCCCAGGTTGTCCACCGAGGGCGAGGTGCTGGTCATGCTGGTGCTGTAGTCGCGGTCGAACAGGTTCTCCACCAGCAGGCTCAGGCGGTGCTGCTGGGCCGTATCCAGGTAGCGATAGGCATCGGCGTCGACCACCGAATAGTGGCCGTAGTCGACGTTCTTCGGGCTGTCGATCTGGCCGATGTAGCGGACCGTACCACCCACGCCCCACATCCGGTCCGGGGCTTCGAAGCCCAGCCGCGAACGGGCGAAGAAACCGGGGATGTTGCTCAGGGTCACGCCGTTGCGCGACTCCAACAGGTTGCGGGTCATGTCCGCCTGCAGGGTCCATTGCGGGCTGAACTGCCAGCGCCCGTCGAGTTCGATGCCGCGCACCTTGATCCGGCCCTGGCCGTTGCTCCAGACATCGTTGGCGTCGAGGGTGATCAGGTCGTCGATCTTGCGGTGGAAGGCGCTGACGCTGGCGTTGAATTCGCCGGCCAGCAGGCTGCCCTTGTAGTCCAGGCCGAGCTCGGCATTGAGGCTCTTTTCCGGCTTGAGGT
The DNA window shown above is from Pseudomonas protegens CHA0 and carries:
- a CDS encoding FAD-binding oxidoreductase; this translates as MRFAIGLFLCAALGGALTTHAAETVNDITQLNPIVVDQVVRPTRLEQIVQLVAGHPGPIAIGGGRYSMGGQTATEQALQIDMRGFNRVLDFSKERKEITVQPGITWRAVQDYIDPHDLSVSIMQSYANFTVGGALSVNAHGRYIGHGPLVSSVKSIKLVLADGQVVDASPQHNRDLFYGAIGGYGGLGVIVQATLQLSDNVRLLRSVDEMPLGDYRPYFQARIQNNPKVILHNAVLYPDQYQTLRAVSYSQTDLPVTVKERLTPLDQNYWKEQKALKVVSQWPGGKTLRQEVIDPLVLKKPQVSWRNHEASLDVRELEPDSRAKRTYVLQEYFVPPDQLESFVQEMGATLRAHKVNVINLSIRHAKADPGTLLAWAKTEVFALVLYYQQSTAPEEREKVGVWTRALVDSAIERGGSYYLPYQIHATAQQFRAAYPRAGEFLALKARVDPQNKFRNKLWDAYGLGATGDGAAQP
- a CDS encoding VOC family protein — its product is MSNQHFVSPDLIRQGFSRAMSDMYREEVPLYGALMELVAEVNAQVLERQAALARHLQSSGELQRLDLERHGAIRVGSAAELATLARLFAVMGMQPVGYYDLTPAGVPVHSTAFRAVHEAALQVSPFRVFTSLLRLELIDNPELRSFAEQVLARRQIFTPQVLELIQQAEAAGGLDAEDAERFIRQALETFRWHHHATVTAAQYASLSAQHRLIADVVAFKGPHINHLTPRTLDIDEVQRLMPARGITPKAVIEGPPRRECPILLRQTSFKALEESVAFTDQAQSQGSHSARFGEIEQRGAALTPKGRELYDRLLNAARDALGDFPNEANAQRYNQLMQEHFREFPDSHPAMREQGLAYFRYFVSETGLAARNQPQRPTTLAALLAAGHLSAEPLVYEDFLPVSAAGIFQSNLGDDSQSHYAGQSNRQAFEAALGRPTLDELLLYAQTQQRSLEHCAATLGLPAL
- a CDS encoding alpha/beta fold hydrolase codes for the protein MLVILVLLLLAALWCYRTYPRIGHLLYDASVALEARLYRLQKVPVQIGEETLMTYQGGPAQAPVILLLHGLSADKSIWLRFARHFNRDYRLLIPDLGGHGETAYAAHQDYRVPAQAQRLLRLLDACGIQRVQVIGNSMGGYIAAWLAAHAPQRISGLALFDPAGVEAPETSDLQHLLEQGKNPFLVRSRADFQHFYSLTMATPPWVPEAVLAAIAERYQARRGQLARIFAELQASPPMEPELAKIQAPTLLLWGREDRLLHPSSAQVWAKGLPQAQVQLWEGIGHMPMVERPVRSARLYQQFLERQRH
- a CDS encoding diguanylate cyclase: MLPAQDTRGKGLSLARRLYRSRTLGLALGFFCVAAGMAPLQPAPWVWGFMLFNAFAWPHLAYQWARLARVPFRAEYRNLLVDSLLGGFWVGAMHFNPLPLATTLGMMAMNNMALGGLRFFLAGSAAQVLGMGVALWLFGLAFVAQTTPEQVYACLPMLTLYPLALGYICYQQAVTLGRHKRELLALSRTDSLTGLLNHGAWKDQLEIEFQRCKRQAHGGAIALIDIDHFKAINDTYGHVAGDVVLRQLSKLLRQNLRVSDQAGRYGGDEFCVILPDVPLAHAAELMEALRGRFGALGYEQSPALQVSLSIGLAAFNPLHDDAMGWLNDADQALYAAKTCGRNNVTCHPPEQPSRRLLNSL
- a CDS encoding ABC transporter substrate-binding protein is translated as MPSRLLGLLLWLAALPALAHSYQNCGRTWTVDGPPQRIVALNQHSADLLLALGAGPSMIGVAYLDDDGQAQAEGLYHGVPVIARQYPSAEVLYSLKPDLVVGGFASAFPENFSSRQRLGAIGVGSYLLESACAGHDQDYFGHIRRDLLTLGRLLRQEARAQQLVGQMDADLEAAAALYRGRPTPSVFYLDSEVNGLASQGQRGFVGVLLQAAGARNSFAAIDRPRLTVDSETLLANDPDAMLLADALWSPARRKRQLLHSDPVLSRLRAVREDRLIDIPFARLVPGIASGRTALELARRLHPTHD
- a CDS encoding (2Fe-2S) ferredoxin domain-containing protein, which encodes MHENYQRVLFVGPGLHGGALGEAFRKELQALRGDGADTRVIDTLDSFDSLWAALGEALPEDGAKLLVVDLEPSSDSAYLDWLRDELGRLAQAHPQAPRLWITAQALGRRGLDAALACASIGQRERHLACDNVNAVQSDPDWSRVPPHARQVFLCTGPRCVRRGALALWKTLRRELLRLEHMETPGGVLLTRTACQFPCNLGPVLTVHPDGCWYRVRDDGEVLRLVQQHLVQGEPVADLRIPAPYGGTADA